The DNA segment AACCCCACCGCCACCCGCTCTCAGCAACTCGCCGACATCCGGGCCATCTACCCACCCGAGAAGGAAGCGCTGGGCGCGCTGGCCATCGAGATCGAACGTATCGGTGATCAGTAGGGCGGGGGCGCCCGCCGGCCTCGACCGACGGATGGAGGAACCACACAGTGCCGAACCGCTCCTACCGTTTCGGCTCCGCGAACGTCGAGCTGGCCCGAGTCGCCGACGAGTCGGGCCGAGAAGTCGGTGCCGCCGTGGAGGAGCGGGACAGTCGCCTCGGTGGTGATGTCGTCGTAAGGCCGAGGGAACGGGCGAGATCCGGGCCGTACGGGCATGGCGCACCAAGAGTCACGCCGAACGGCCGGGCGGCGCTGCCTCCTTCAGCCGGACGCTTCGGCGGTGGGGCGGTCGAGCCAGTCGCTGTAGTGCGTGGGCGCGAGCAGGGCGTGCCGGTCCGTGAGGGCATCCCCCTCGACGGCGGCGAACATCCCGGCCGTGGGATCGGTGACGACCGTACGGCCGTCCCCCTTGCGGGACAGGGTGTAGCGGCCCAGCTCGTCCAGGGGGAAGACATCGGGGCCGGCGATGTTCTGGATGCCGTTGAGCGGAGAGCCCACGGCGACGTCCGACACCGCCGTGGTCACGTCCTCGGCGGCGATGGGCTGGAGCGGTGTGGTGGGCAGCCGGACGGAGTCGGCGTCCGAGGTCCAGGACATGATGGTGTCCACGAACTCCATGAACTGGGTGGCCCGGACGATGGAGTACGGGATGCCGCCGGCCGCGACGAGGTTCTCCTGGAGCACCTTGGCCCGGTAGTAGTCCAGTTCGGGCACCCGGTCCACACCGACGATGGACAGGACGACGAAGTGGCCGACGCCGCCCTTCTCTGCCGCGGCCAGGAGATGCCCCACAGAGGTGCGGAAGAAGTCGGGGGAGGCCGCGTCGAAGGTCGGCGAGTTCGTCACGTCGACGGCGACCTCCGCGCCCGCCATCGCCTCCTCCAGTCCCTGACCCCTGAGGATGTCGACGCCGGTGGACTTCGCGTGCGGTACCGCCTCGTGCCCGGCGGCGTTCAGGTGCTCGACGACCCGCGACCCGATCAGACCGGTACCGCCGATGACCGCGACCTTCATGGCACACCTTCCCGTAGGGGGTCATGTGCGGAATCCCGTAGAGGGTTATGTGTGGAATATGACATACGGGCGGTTACATGGGCAGGGCATGGATGGGAGGGTCCCCGCAGCAGCCTGTCACCCTCCTCGCGGCCGTCCCCACGTCGCCACACTCATGGCCGCCACGCTCACGGCCGCAGCACCGCCACGATCCGGTTGATCACCGCCGCCGCCGTCTCCAGCTCCTCCGGCGAGAACTCCCCCAGCGCCTCGCCGAGCCACCGCTTCCCCGTGGCCTCGGCGCGCGCGACCGCCTCCCGGCCCTCGCCGGTGGCCCGCGCCCGGCGCGCCCGCTGGTCCCCCGGTTCCCGGGTGGTGGCGACCAGGCCGCTGTCCTCCAGGCGGCGCACCTCACGGGTGACATGCGGGGCGTTCACCAGCAGGGCCTTGGCGAGCTCGCCCATCCGCAGCGGCTCCGGCGACGCGGCCAGCACCCGCAGCACCGCGAGGGACGCCCGGTCCACCGAGACCCCGGCCTCCCGGCGCAGCCTGCTGTGCGCGCGATTGCCGGTCATGGTGTACGCGAGCGCCGAGAGCGCGGTGTAGAGACCGTCCAGGGCCGCCCGCCCCTCGGACTCCGTGGGGTCCACCCGTCGTTCCATCCACCGATCATGTCGTACGGCCCCCGGCATGGCCCCCGCACCGGCGCCTCCGACCAAAACTTGGCCCCTACACCTATTCCGCCTCCCCCGGCAGCCGGAGTAACATGAAAGCAGCTTACTTACTTTTGTTAAGTAACCGAGGAGGTCCACGACGATGACCGAGACCCCCACCGCGCCGCCGGCCCCGACCCCTGCCCCCGCGTCGACCGCACCCCCCGCCTACGCCGCCCACCGCGCCCCCGGCTGCCCCTTCGACCCCCCGCCCGAGCGTCACCGGCTGCTCGCCGAGGGCCCGCTGGCCCGCATCTCCCTGTGGGACGGCAACGGCGCCTGGCTGGTGACCCGGCACGCCGACCAGGTCGCACTGCTGCGGGACGAGCGGATCAGCGCGGACAACCGGCTGCCCAACTTCCCGAGCGTGAGCGCCGGAAGCCAGGCCACCCGCGCCCACAGCCGCACGTTCATCTCCATGGACGAGCCGGAGCACAACGAGCAACGGCGGCGCTTCACCGCCGACTTCACCGTCAAGCGGATCAACGAGCTGCGCCCGCGCGTCGAGGCGATCGTCACCGGGCTGCTGGACGCGATGGAGCAGGCCGGGCCCCCGGCCGACCTGGTGCGGGCGTTCGCGCTGCCGCTGCCGTCGCTGGTGATCTGCGAACTGCTCGGTGTCCCCTACGCCGACCACGCCTTCTTCCAGCGGGTCAGCGCGGTGATGATCGACACCCGCAGCACCCCCGAGGTGGCGCTCGCCGCCTCCCAGGAACTGGTGGACTACCTCGGCGACCTGGTGGCGGCCAAGGAGCGGGACCCCGGCGACGACCTGCTCAGCCGGATGGCCGTCCAGTACCTGCGCACCGGGATCAGCACCCGCGACGAATGCGCCAAGCAGGCCCGGCTGCTGCTGGTGGCCGGGCACGAGACGACGGCCAACATGATCGCGCTCGGCGTCTGCGCGCTGCTCCAGCACCCCGAGCAGCTCGCGGCCGTGCGCGACGGCGAGCCGCGCCGGGTGGTGAACGCCGTCGAGGAGCTGCTGCGGTACCTGACCATCGTGCATCTGGGGCGGCGCCGGGTCGCGGTCGCGGACGTGGAGGTCGGCGGCCAGGTGATCCGCGCGGGCGAGGGCGTCGTCTTCGCCACCGATCTCGCCAACCGCGACCCCGGGGTCTTCGAGGACCCCGACCGGCTGGACGTCGACCGGGCCGCCCGCCGGCACATCGCCTTCGGCACCGGCCCCCACCAGTGCCTCGGCCAGAACCTCGCCCGGATGGAACTCCAGGTCGCCTACCCGGCGTTGCTGCGCCGGTTCCCGGGCTTGCGCCTGGAGCGGCCGCTGGCGGAGATCCCGTTCCGGGAGGACATGGCGGTCTACGGGGTGTACGAGCTGCCCGTCACCTGGTGACCGCCCGGACGCCTTGACGACCGACGGGGACCCTCGGCCAAGAATTCATCAAGCAACTTGGCAAAGTTGCTTGATGAATTCTACGGTGAGGGCGTGACCCCCGGCTCCCCTCCCGCTCCCCCGCCCACGTCGCCGTCCCCGGCTCCGCCCTCGTCCCCGTCCTCCCCCTCCGACACCGCGCAGCGGCTCAACCACGCGATGAAGCGCCTGCGGGCGCGGCTGCGCGCGGAGTCGGGGCAGCACGCGACGGGGCTGACCGCCACCCAGCTCGCCGTCCTGGCCGAGGTGGTGCGCGAGGGCCCGGTCACCGCGGCCCGGCTCGCCGTGCTGGAGCACGTCACGCCCCAGGCCATCGCCCAGAGCCTCGCGGTCCTGAAGGCCGCCGGGCTGGTGCACGGCGCCCCCGACCCGCGGGACGGCCGCCGCAAGCTGATCAGCGCCGATCCCTCGGCCGGCGCGCTGATCGAGCGGCTGCTCGCGGGGCGCGCGTCGTTCCTGGCCCGGGCGATCACGCAGGTCGTGCGGCCGGAGGAGCGCGAGGACCTGGAGAAGGCCGTCGAGCTGCTGGAGCGTCTTGCCGGGGCCGAGATCCACCCGCACACCCCCTGAGATCCGCGAGGAGAACCACCGCATGACCAGCCCCGCCGCCCTGCCCGCCCTCGACCCCGCGCGCACCGCCCTGCTGGCGATGGACCTCCAGGGCGGCATCCTGCCGCTCGTAGCGGACCCGGACGCCCTGGTCGAGCGGGTCAGGGGCGCCATCGCCGACGTCCGCGCCGCCGGCGGCACCATCGGCTACGTCCGGGTCGCCTTCACCGAGGACGACTGGGCCGCGATCCCGGAGACCAACAAGTCCTTCAGCCCGCTCGCCGCGGCCAGGCGCAACCATCACGAGGACCCGGACACCCAGGTCGACGCGCGGATCGCGCCCGAGGACGGCGACATCCTCGTACGCAAGGTCCGGATCGGCGCGGCGTCCACGACCGACCTCTACGAGCGGCTGCGCGAGCGCGGCATCGACACGCTGGTCCTCTCCGGCATCAGCACCAGCGGGGTCGTGCTGTCGACGCTGACCGACGCGGCCGACCGCGACTACCGCGTCATCGTGCTGTCCGACGGTGTCGCCGACCGGGACCAGGAGGTCCACCGGGTGCTGCTGGAGAAGGTGTTCCCGATGCGGTCGTACGTCATCGACGTCGCGGAGCTGCGCGAACTGCTGCGCTCCGCCTGACCGTTCGCGCGGCCGGCCGTTCGCCCGCCTGGCCGTTCGTACGCCGGCCCGCCCGCGTCCGTGCCCGCCCGCACGGGGGCGCTCAGGCCGCGCACTTCGTGACGAAGTCCGCGATGGCGTCCTGCATCTGCCGCAGGCCGGGCTCCTCCAGCGGGTAGTGCCCCGCGTGGTCGAGCATGACGGTGCCGACCGGGACCTTCGTGATCCGGGACAGGACCGGC comes from the Streptomyces sp. SUK 48 genome and includes:
- a CDS encoding cytochrome P450 — encoded protein: MTETPTAPPAPTPAPASTAPPAYAAHRAPGCPFDPPPERHRLLAEGPLARISLWDGNGAWLVTRHADQVALLRDERISADNRLPNFPSVSAGSQATRAHSRTFISMDEPEHNEQRRRFTADFTVKRINELRPRVEAIVTGLLDAMEQAGPPADLVRAFALPLPSLVICELLGVPYADHAFFQRVSAVMIDTRSTPEVALAASQELVDYLGDLVAAKERDPGDDLLSRMAVQYLRTGISTRDECAKQARLLLVAGHETTANMIALGVCALLQHPEQLAAVRDGEPRRVVNAVEELLRYLTIVHLGRRRVAVADVEVGGQVIRAGEGVVFATDLANRDPGVFEDPDRLDVDRAARRHIAFGTGPHQCLGQNLARMELQVAYPALLRRFPGLRLERPLAEIPFREDMAVYGVYELPVTW
- a CDS encoding cysteine hydrolase, whose amino-acid sequence is MTSPAALPALDPARTALLAMDLQGGILPLVADPDALVERVRGAIADVRAAGGTIGYVRVAFTEDDWAAIPETNKSFSPLAAARRNHHEDPDTQVDARIAPEDGDILVRKVRIGAASTTDLYERLRERGIDTLVLSGISTSGVVLSTLTDAADRDYRVIVLSDGVADRDQEVHRVLLEKVFPMRSYVIDVAELRELLRSA
- a CDS encoding SDR family oxidoreductase, translating into MKVAVIGGTGLIGSRVVEHLNAAGHEAVPHAKSTGVDILRGQGLEEAMAGAEVAVDVTNSPTFDAASPDFFRTSVGHLLAAAEKGGVGHFVVLSIVGVDRVPELDYYRAKVLQENLVAAGGIPYSIVRATQFMEFVDTIMSWTSDADSVRLPTTPLQPIAAEDVTTAVSDVAVGSPLNGIQNIAGPDVFPLDELGRYTLSRKGDGRTVVTDPTAGMFAAVEGDALTDRHALLAPTHYSDWLDRPTAEASG
- a CDS encoding MarR family transcriptional regulator, translating into MERRVDPTESEGRAALDGLYTALSALAYTMTGNRAHSRLRREAGVSVDRASLAVLRVLAASPEPLRMGELAKALLVNAPHVTREVRRLEDSGLVATTREPGDQRARRARATGEGREAVARAEATGKRWLGEALGEFSPEELETAAAVINRIVAVLRP
- a CDS encoding MarR family transcriptional regulator — its product is MKRLRARLRAESGQHATGLTATQLAVLAEVVREGPVTAARLAVLEHVTPQAIAQSLAVLKAAGLVHGAPDPRDGRRKLISADPSAGALIERLLAGRASFLARAITQVVRPEEREDLEKAVELLERLAGAEIHPHTP